From the Papaver somniferum cultivar HN1 chromosome 2, ASM357369v1, whole genome shotgun sequence genome, the window ACTCAAATTTCACTTTAAGAGGGAACCACGCCATATTACATTTACAATGGTTCTAAAGGAAATGACCATTAACAAAACGTGATAAATAATTTTCTTTAGCTTTCAAATTTATACATACAAATACATAATAGAGCACCCAAAACTATAAATTGCATATACCACGGCTTGAGACTTTCAACCACTTAAATCATGTTGGAGTTTCTTCCAAAAAAACCTCAGGAGTTTTACCAGGAGAGACTCATCCCATGACATTGATGACAACATGCCAGAAATAGAAGAAAGAAGGATGCAAAATAATAAGGAAACGAAATTTGAGTTGCTTGGGATGTATAAAAGTAGTAGTAGGGATTCGGATAGTTATGAGGTCCATTGGTCGTTGATGATGGGGATGAAGGTATATTTCCATTAGTGGTTGGTGGTGGCATGTTTTCCCATGAAATTTCagaaggtggaggtggtggtttcTGCGATGTTTGTGCTGGAGTTGGTTTtctgggtgatggtggtggctgtGGGGAGTGAGTGGTAGGAGACTTAGGAGTTGGGTAGTGAATGGTTGATGGTGGGGGTGACGATGATCGAGGTGGTGGAGGAGACGAAGGTAACAATAGAGGCGGTGATGAACATATAACTGGGCAAGTAGTACATTCACTAATACAAA encodes:
- the LOC113351125 gene encoding leucine-rich repeat extensin-like protein 3, with the translated sequence MATCHGTAAGLTYLRGCLIKLLMVGTLATVVFTRSSLSSEEDQLLCISECTTCPVICSSPPLLLPSSPPPPRSSSPPPSTIHYPTPKSPTTHSPQPPPSPRKPTPAQTSQKPPPPPSEISWENMPPPTTNGNIPSSPSSTTNGPHNYPNPYYYFYTSQATQISFPYYFASFFLLFLACCHQCHGMSLSW